One stretch of Streptomyces peucetius DNA includes these proteins:
- a CDS encoding N-acetylmuramoyl-L-alanine amidase, with protein MDRRTLLRGAAAAASVPALLSTPPARAATRAGTDYPYAEWVPASSGNFTASNRPSSFPVRYVVVHVTQETYADTLAIFRDPARKVSAHYVVRSSDGHVAQCVRERDVAWHAGNWNYNTWSIGIEHEGWVDRPAYFTHAMYERSAALTASVCDRYGIPKDRAHIIAHSEVPGATHTDPGPNWDWVRYIRLVNFS; from the coding sequence GTGGACCGCAGAACTCTGCTCCGGGGCGCCGCCGCCGCGGCGTCCGTCCCCGCTCTGCTGTCCACGCCGCCGGCCCGGGCCGCCACCCGGGCGGGCACCGACTATCCGTACGCCGAGTGGGTGCCGGCCTCCTCGGGCAACTTCACCGCCTCGAACAGGCCTTCCTCCTTCCCGGTGCGGTACGTCGTCGTGCACGTGACGCAGGAGACCTACGCCGACACCCTGGCGATCTTCCGGGACCCGGCGAGAAAGGTCTCGGCGCACTACGTGGTCCGCTCGTCCGACGGACATGTCGCACAGTGCGTCCGGGAGCGCGACGTCGCCTGGCACGCCGGCAACTGGAACTACAACACCTGGAGCATCGGCATCGAGCACGAGGGGTGGGTGGACCGGCCGGCGTACTTCACCCATGCGATGTACGAGCGGTCGGCGGCGCTCACGGCGTCGGTCTGCGACCGGTACGGCATCCCGAAGGACCGGGCGCACATCATCGCCCACTCCGAGGTGCCCGGAGCCACCCACACCGATCCGGGCCCGAACTGGGACTGGGTGCGCTACATCCGTCTCGTGAACTTCTCGTGA
- a CDS encoding GTP-binding protein yields the protein MLSASSEPVMPTALKILIAGGFGVGKTTMVGSVSEVPPLETEERITEASYGIDDLAGVEGKHSTTVAMDFGRITVSPQLVLYLFGTPGQDRFWFMWDDLALGALGAVVLADTRRLDASFASVDFFEERQIPFAVGVNCFDGRRECTAQEVRSALALDPATPVMLCDVRDRNSSKTVLLALLEAARAQAFARMTPAGH from the coding sequence ATGCTATCCGCCAGCTCTGAGCCGGTCATGCCGACGGCTCTGAAGATCCTCATCGCGGGGGGCTTCGGCGTGGGCAAGACCACCATGGTCGGCTCGGTCAGCGAGGTGCCTCCCCTGGAGACCGAGGAACGCATCACCGAGGCGAGCTACGGGATCGACGATCTGGCCGGTGTCGAGGGCAAGCACTCGACCACCGTCGCGATGGACTTCGGCCGGATCACCGTCTCCCCCCAGCTGGTGCTCTATCTGTTCGGCACCCCCGGCCAGGACCGCTTCTGGTTCATGTGGGACGACCTGGCGCTGGGTGCGCTGGGGGCCGTGGTCCTGGCAGACACCCGGCGACTGGACGCCTCGTTCGCCTCGGTGGACTTCTTCGAGGAGCGCCAGATCCCCTTCGCGGTGGGAGTCAACTGCTTCGACGGCAGGCGGGAATGCACCGCCCAGGAGGTCCGGTCCGCACTGGCGCTCGACCCCGCCACCCCCGTCATGCTGTGCGACGTCCGTGACCGCAACTCCAGCAAGACGGTGCTGCTCGCCCTGCTGGAGGCGGCGCGGGCGCAGGCGTTCGCCAGGATGACGCCGGCCGGCCACTGA
- a CDS encoding DUF742 domain-containing protein → MPEARWSDDEGAGRHVRPYAITGGRTRHSQHAFALITLVVTRSLDDAGHEPLEPESAEILDLCRERAVAVAEIAAHLDLPVSVVKVLCGDLLNSSLILVQSPPDETEKPSVELIERVMDAIRQL, encoded by the coding sequence ATGCCTGAGGCGCGGTGGTCCGACGACGAGGGGGCCGGACGCCATGTCCGGCCGTACGCCATCACCGGCGGCCGTACCCGCCACAGTCAGCACGCGTTCGCGCTGATCACGCTCGTCGTCACCAGGTCCCTGGACGACGCGGGGCACGAGCCCCTGGAGCCGGAGTCGGCCGAGATCCTGGATCTCTGCCGTGAGCGCGCGGTGGCGGTGGCGGAGATCGCCGCTCACCTCGATCTGCCGGTGAGTGTGGTGAAAGTCCTCTGCGGGGACCTGCTGAACTCCTCGTTGATCCTGGTCCAGTCCCCGCCCGACGAGACGGAGAAGCCGAGCGTGGAACTCATCGAAAGGGTGATGGATGCTATCCGCCAGCTCTGA
- a CDS encoding roadblock/LC7 domain-containing protein gives MTEQVRATPQLDWLLDSLVEQIPEIRCAIVLSGDGLLIGKSKGLGRDDAEHLSAVGSGMHSLARGAARHFHGGEVQQTVIQMDKAFLFVTAAGRGARLAAIASEEVDVGMMAFEMGTLVKQVGKYLSAAPRVQASFHGHIQDA, from the coding sequence ATGACTGAGCAGGTAAGAGCCACTCCCCAGCTGGACTGGCTGCTGGACAGCCTCGTCGAGCAGATCCCGGAGATCCGCTGCGCCATCGTCCTCTCCGGGGACGGCCTTCTTATCGGTAAATCGAAGGGCCTCGGCCGGGACGACGCCGAACATCTGTCGGCAGTCGGTTCGGGCATGCACAGCCTCGCCCGCGGCGCCGCGCGCCACTTCCACGGCGGAGAGGTCCAGCAGACGGTCATCCAGATGGACAAGGCGTTCCTGTTCGTCACCGCGGCCGGCAGAGGAGCGAGGCTGGCCGCGATCGCCTCGGAGGAAGTGGATGTCGGGATGATGGCGTTCGAGATGGGCACGCTCGTCAAGCAGGTGGGCAAGTACCTCAGCGCCGCGCCCCGCGTGCAGGCTTCCTTCCACGGTCACATTCAGGATGCCTGA